GCAGCTCAATAAAAATACAGAAAGCCCTTGAACATGGGATTTAATATGTTAGTATAGAAGGTAGAAGGAAGTTAAGTGAAAGGGTTAGCAATGAGCGGCCGAAAGCACAACTTAACACGATTTGAAGGCGGCAATCATCTTGAGGGGGCAGAAGTCGCTGTATTTATCCTCCTTGTACTCCTTTTCGCAGCAACTCTTGCTCTCCTAAGCTTCGCAACCGCTGAAGCGGGCGGGATACCAGCCAACAGCTTCAATATGTTCTACTGAAAACTGAATTGATGCCAACCAGTCCTTTGCGGACTGTTAGAGGATACGTTTTATTGTGGACCGCCGGCGCTTTTCTCAAAGCGTCGGCCAAGACATTCAAACGCACCCTGCAGCTCAGAGAATTTCGAGGGGCCGACGAAGACGATACCTAAAATGGCGCTCGACTGAGTGCAGGACTGAGGCGTTCTAAGATAATGTGGTTTCGTTAAATTAAGGAGATTTTGCTAAACTAAAGACAAGGGCCCGCCCGAAAACGGGGCGGGCCTTTTTTAATCAAACATCTCACGCTCAACCCTCTTCATAACCTTATAATACTTGCGAACGGTTTGCCTGCTGACCTTGCCGTACTCCCTGCAGGAAGGCAGTGCTTTCAGAACATCTCTCAATGCAGCGAAAAATTTGTGCAAGGTCTTATGTTTGAGGGCATAAAAGAGATACAGCCCGAGCTTTCGCAGAAAGAAAATGATATTCTCAGGGAAAGGAAATCTGCGGATTACTACGTACAAGTAGTTCCGGAATTTGTAGTAATCCCAGCGCCCGTCTTCGTTTGCCCCGCCCCCGCCGACCTTCGGATGCCACATAACTACATCTGGGCATGAAATCATCTTCCATTTTGAATCGAGAATCCTGATGCCAAGGTCGAGCGCTTCGTGGTACTGGAAGAAATCGTTTGGATAAAGCCCTACATCTGCAAGCATCTCCATACGAAAAGCACATACGCCTTCATAAAAATGAGCAGGCTCTCTGCCCGCCTGTTCGAACTGCCTTGCCCCGCTGCCGCTTTCGGGATAACGCTGCCGGAAAACGACAACTCCGAGAGCAGGGTCTGAATCGAAAGCCTCCCTCACCTTTTCCACAGCATCCTCTTCAAGCCAGCCGTCGTCATCAAGATTGATTATAAAATCAGACTTGCAGATTTTGAAGATTTCATTCCGTCCTGCCGGGCCGCCCAGATTTGAGGTGTTTTTAATGTACCGCACCTGCGGATAATTTTTCTTAATCACCTCTTCAGTGTTATCGGAGGAGTTGTTATCAGCAACTATTAATTCATCCTGCTCGCCCATTTGCGGCAGCACAGAATCTATCGCCCTTTGAACCTCTATCGAGCGGTTGAAAGTGAGTATGCCGACAGCTGCTTTGCTCATCCTTCCTCCTCGCCGGACAAACCGTTAGCTTTGATATATTTCCAGTAGTCAAGAAACCTGTCGCTGCCGGCAAGCCCTGCAATACGAAGAACCCTGTATGCGGCTCTCATAGCAGGAGAACAGAACGGAAAAATTCTGCAAACACTGAGCGCAGCCCTTTCGTAATACGGCAATAGATGGGAATATTTTTCTTCTGCTTTACGGAATGATTCCCAAAGTTCCAGAAACACCATAGACAGCATCGCATTCCGCACAATTTTACCAGCAAACGGCTTAAAATCCTCAAATCTGCCCTTCAAGCGGGCATTTTCAAGACTGCTGTCTATCAGGGGGAAGAGATATCTGCCGTCTTTGGCGGCCGCCCTTTTTGCCATCGCTTCCTCGCTGCCTCTGCCCATATGCTGAACAGAGAGGGGCTTATTTATAAAGCCGTATTCAGGGAAATCCATCGCAATCCGCCAGTAAAGGTCTCGGTCTTCGTTTCTGTAAACCTCGGGCTTAAAAAGTCCGCACACTTCGAAAACATCAGCCTTTATCATAATGGTAATCGTGGAGCTGGAGATGAGTCCTTTGTTCATAAGGGAGAAGTATTCGCCTTTTAACTCACCGGCGGTTTTGTGTACTGCAGCGCTTTCCCGCCCATCTTTTTTTATAATATAATTAGTACCGCACCAGAGCAGTTCGGGATTTCTCTTCAGAAATCTTGCCTGAATTTCGAGTTTCTCCGTGTACCACTCATCATCTCCATCAAGAAAAGACGCCCACTCACCCTTCATTGCGTTTATTCCGTCGTTTCTCGCAGCCCCGGGTCCGCCGTTATGCTGCCTCTGAATAAAGCGAATCCTGTCTTCAATGCTTTTAAGCACCTCGCTTGTGTTATCTGTGCTGCAGTCGTCAACAACTATAACCTCCAGAGGCTCGAGCGTTTGATTGAGCGCAGACTTCACCGCCCTGCTGATGGTCTCAGCATTGTTGTATGCGGGTATTATCACGGATATTTTTGGCTTTTCACTCATCGATTCTCTTAGGAGGCCTTACTGCCCTTTTCCTGAGACCTGTTTTCCGCACCACTCTCGATATTGCACGCAAGGCTTTCATTGTGAGCCCCGGGTTTATCGTGAGAGTCATTATAACAAAATATTTCCACGCGGGGAGGTAATCAGAAAACTGCTTTGCAAACTGCCTAACCTGATATGCCCTTTTATCGAAAAGACTCGCCCTGCACCACGCCGGGACCTGCCACCCGATATGCTCAGAAAAAGCTTCAAGGCTGCCCGCCTCTTGGGCAAGTTTTATATGCCGGCGGAGGAGGTCGCTGAATTCTTCAATCGTACAGAGCCTTCTGCTTATGCTCCATTCGGCGTCTAGGTGGTATATCGCTGCCGGCTCGGGCGAATAGCCTATACTGGGGTATTTATGGGCAATTCGAAACCACATATCAAGATCATTTGCGATCTTCTGCTGCTCTCGAAAAAGACCGCTTTCGAATAAGACATCCCGCTTAATAACGACCGTATCAGTGCAGCCTGTCGCCTGCTTTCTGAACGCCCTAAAGTAGCTTTGGTGGTAATCTTTGCCGTTGAGCATTTCCTTTGCTGCAGCAGGGTCGGTGAAGGGGAAGCTTTTGTTTTCAGATTCGAGGTTGTTTATGTGGTTCGCCGCAGACCAAACGAGAAACGGATTTTCAAGCAGGATTCTTTCCTGAGTTTCCAGATGCCTTTCCAGCCACT
This window of the Sedimentisphaera salicampi genome carries:
- a CDS encoding glycosyltransferase family 2 protein — encoded protein: MSKAAVGILTFNRSIEVQRAIDSVLPQMGEQDELIVADNNSSDNTEEVIKKNYPQVRYIKNTSNLGGPAGRNEIFKICKSDFIINLDDDGWLEEDAVEKVREAFDSDPALGVVVFRQRYPESGSGARQFEQAGREPAHFYEGVCAFRMEMLADVGLYPNDFFQYHEALDLGIRILDSKWKMISCPDVVMWHPKVGGGGANEDGRWDYYKFRNYLYVVIRRFPFPENIIFFLRKLGLYLFYALKHKTLHKFFAALRDVLKALPSCREYGKVSRQTVRKYYKVMKRVEREMFD
- a CDS encoding glycosyltransferase family 2 protein, whose translation is MSEKPKISVIIPAYNNAETISRAVKSALNQTLEPLEVIVVDDCSTDNTSEVLKSIEDRIRFIQRQHNGGPGAARNDGINAMKGEWASFLDGDDEWYTEKLEIQARFLKRNPELLWCGTNYIIKKDGRESAAVHKTAGELKGEYFSLMNKGLISSSTITIMIKADVFEVCGLFKPEVYRNEDRDLYWRIAMDFPEYGFINKPLSVQHMGRGSEEAMAKRAAAKDGRYLFPLIDSSLENARLKGRFEDFKPFAGKIVRNAMLSMVFLELWESFRKAEEKYSHLLPYYERAALSVCRIFPFCSPAMRAAYRVLRIAGLAGSDRFLDYWKYIKANGLSGEEEG
- a CDS encoding glycosyltransferase family 2 protein, which produces MNEKRLKISAVLPAYNSAERIGRTIQSVLSQNRPPDEIVVVNDGSTDRTSQVVRSFGKRVKLIEQQNQGASAARNAGIKAAEGDWIAFLDSDDEWLERHLETQERILLENPFLVWSAANHINNLESENKSFPFTDPAAAKEMLNGKDYHQSYFRAFRKQATGCTDTVVIKRDVLFESGLFREQQKIANDLDMWFRIAHKYPSIGYSPEPAAIYHLDAEWSISRRLCTIEEFSDLLRRHIKLAQEAGSLEAFSEHIGWQVPAWCRASLFDKRAYQVRQFAKQFSDYLPAWKYFVIMTLTINPGLTMKALRAISRVVRKTGLRKRAVRPPKRIDE